The Clupea harengus chromosome 5, Ch_v2.0.2, whole genome shotgun sequence genomic sequence agtgTTCCGAAAATGCATCTCAGATGATTTTGCTCTCATGCCATTAATGTTGTCTTTTTAGAGCACTGGATGTTTTGTGATCCTACTAATGAGGGAGCCAATATGTTTCAAAAAGAGATAGTAGCTAGACAGACTGCATTCTATTAATATAAAAGAAATTGAATGCAAGCTATCTCTGTGGATAATGTTGGTGTAGGTTCTAATCACTATAAGGTGTAATTACACGTGCTAGGAAGACGTTATCTTTGTCGATGTAAAATAACGACAGCTTTCTTTATGACAATTACATTTGGTCATCTCTTGTTCTTCACCTTCCTCCTTGCTTTAAGTGTACCCATTTGCTGTGGTATTGCTTTGGTTTTGCAATGGCCTGCAATCATTCTTAAAGTTGgtagttctgtttgtgcagtGCTGCCTCACTTATTGGTGTTGTATGTTTTTCAGTTGTGGAAGGCCTTGCCTTGTTGGATTTGGGTGTGTCACCCTATTCAGGAGATGTGTTCCATGAGACACCTCTCATCATATACTTCTTTCACTTTGTCATTGACTATGCAGAGATAGTATTTATGGTGAGTGTCCACTGGTTTGAGATTTTCAAAGTATTTATTATCGTATAGAGTTGTGTAATATTATTCACCTTATTTCCAGATAGCGGATGGTATCACAGCAGTTGCACTCTACTTGGCAGTACAACATTACAATAAGAATGTGGTGAGTTGAAGGGGAAAAATATTCTCTCTAGTGTCTTTCACTTTCTCAGTATTAATTTGACGTATATGGCATATTGGTCTTATAATGCCACAGTTCAGGAAGCAGAAGTATGCCTTGGAGGCTGACCGATACCCACACGACTGTCTGGAACTTATGCGAACCCCTAAAGAGATGTACTACGTTCCTCTGAAAGTGGCGATGTTGTGAGTATGACTTCCTTAAGTTTATATGACTAatgctctctctttgtccctgatGATTATAAAATAGCTCTCTTGTACTCAGTCCAGAATGTGCAACGTTGTTATTCTTGTTTAATAACTCTGCATACAGCAAGTTGACATATGTCTATATGGAAAGTTAGTTTGAGCCCTTATTTCATGAATCCCTCTACGTTATTGGTATATTCAGAAGTTAGCATTTAGCAAGGCTCTGGTTTGCAGCAGTTGCATTTAATTACAGTGCCTATAGTCAAGAAACAACAACGAATTAGGTTTGATGTATTCTCTCATATGGCTATGACTGGTTGTGTCTGATAAGGAAATCTGATGTGTCTGTTTTCTATCCTTACCTCACAGCTATCTGTGGAACCCTTTCACTATTCTCTCCTGTGTTGCAAAGTCAACGTGTGGGCTCAACAATGCTGTCATCGCACTCTTTATACTTTGTACGATAAAAGGTAGGAGTGTCTTTAAGTGTATGATTTCAGCCCTTGTGAACTTATGCTCCTAGCATGACATTTTAAGAGCAGTATTGCAACAGTAATGtacttttttttgtggttggTGCAGGAAGTGCCTTGTTGAGTGCGATATTTTTGGCCTTGGCAACATACCAGTCTATCTACCCCCTCACTCTGTTTGCCCCTGCGCTGATTTACCTGCTCCAGGTATGTCTCCATACGCTCTGTCGAACCACTCTTAGTTTGTCCTCCATACAGTGAAGGCCACTGACAGAGAAAGATCATAACTGAGTGGTCTTATGCActcttgttttagttttttattgCCAGGAAGAAGGAAAGCATTGCTGACATTACAACCTCTTAATTTTGTACCCCTCTCCATCTTCTGTTTCACTCTCAGAGGCTGTACATCCCAGTCAACCTCCGTAGGCCCAGTTTTTGGCTGTTCACCTCGCAATATGCGTTCATGTACTTTGGGAGTCTGGCAGTCATCGTCTGTCTGTCGTTTTTCCTGCTCACCTCTTGGGATTTCATTCCCTCAGTATATGGCTTCATGTAAGTGTTTTTGTGAACTATAAAATCAGCTACACGTAAAATGCTACCTTGTTGGcaacaccaagacttgtaaaatgatgatattaactgtgtgtgtgtgtgtgtgtgtgtgtgtgtacacgtgtacgtacgtttgtgtgtacgtacctctgtgtgtacatgagggtgtatttatgtatgttcCTCTTTTTGTAGACTCTCGGTGCCGGACCTCACCCCAAACATTGGCCTCTTCTGGTATTTCTTTGCCGAAATGTTTGAGCACTTTCGGCTtttcttcatctgtgtgttCCAGATCAACGTATTCTTTTACTCTATTCCTCTGTCCATAAAACTAAAGTAAGTGCTTCGAACGTGTGCGTTTCTCGTGTTAAgaaatatccccccccccccctgtgccaCAAGGAAAAGAAAGGTGCATAGAAAAATATGTTTATCTTGTCCGTTGCACTTTGAATACCATTTTCCTAGCAATAAGTGACTTGTTGATCcttgaatatttatttttacccctcttcctctgttcttgTAATTACTCTAGTATATCATATCTGATATCGTATGATAATTTGGTATGTAAAATTATAACGCCTATGTCAGGGACCACTGCACCAGAGAAGGAATTAGTTATGCTTTGTTGCATGCAACAGAATTTGTCAAAATGTCTGTGAACTAAACCAGATTGCCACAGTGCAGTATGTCCTGGTAATGACTTGTTTGATGGTTGTCATTCTATGCTAATCACATAATTAGTCATATGTTGGAAGTTCCAGTGGAGGTAATGGAAGACAGCACAACCTGCAGCCTGGCTTTGCTGGAGTCAGACACTTGTTTTCCTTGTTTTCACTTCATTGCCTTTATGGTTGTACATGGCCATGATTTATATTTTTACCAAAGCTCCTATGTATAGTAATATCCTAGGATTCAATTACAGCCAGCAAAGTTCCCTACAAGTTCTGAATTTTACCATTCATCCCAGAAGTAGGTTAATCAAATGTGGATACAGCCAGCACACAAGCAGCCTTGACAGCAGCCATTAGAAcagtaacacatacacatttcttCCAAACTGATACAGTAACTAGGATAATTCCATGATTTGTCTGCTGTTTGATCCAATAGCGTCTTCTCTAGTAGTTACAGCCTTTGTTTATTAGTGATAATAAGTTGCGAACTACGAGCCTATAAGCAAAATTACTAGTGCAGCATGCATCATGCGTACTTGGGAGGGAACTTTTACAATGTTACATTTCCCATAGCTCAACATTAGAAACTACGGGACTGATCATACATTTTAATTAGTCTGTCTTCGTTgttcattaatgtgtgtgttgtgtttgtgtgtttttaatccagggatcatccagtgtttctaaTGTTCATGCAGATAGCCATCATCTCCATCTTCAAGTCCTATCCCACAGTTGGGGACATTGCTCTCTACATGGCATTTCTGCCTGTGTGGAGCCACCTGTACAGATGTAAGTGTGGTCTTTCAGACAATATAGGGAATTTGCATTATTTGCATTGCACTGTGTAATTATGTCAGAAATGTACCCCTTGTTCCTTGTTTTCACAAATTGGGCTAATTACATATGCACTGGACAGTGACATAGGCACATTCAGTAGCCTTGTTCAATATTTGGGACGACTCCATATCAGCTGCATCCTATTCTCATATGATGTAAATAGGTAGAAAGGCAAGAACTATTTTGTGGAAGGAAAGAACTTGCGTGAATGAGTAATGAATGTTTGAATGCAATGAATGAACACAAATATTGTATCATAACTCTCAGTCTTAATAATGGTGATCCCTACCAAACTGGACTACTGCAGCCTTTTGTGATGTGACTATAGCATGTGAGGAACATGCTATTTCAGAGCTCAAACAGTATGTTAGGCACTAGTTATATCtgatatataattatatattatttacctgtgtgtgtttatgcatgacCTATGAGGGCTTTGTTGTCCTGTGCTACAAATTGTATTTtaagtgatctctctctctgtatatatctACTCAGTCCTGAGGAACATCTTcttggtgtgctgtgtgctgctggccTGTTCGGCCCTCTTCCCGGTACTGTGGCACCTGTGGATTTATGCTGGCAGTGCCAACTCCAACTTCTACTATGCCATCACTCTGCTCTTCAATGTGGCACAGGTAAAGTCGTATGGCTTTCACAGTCATGATACAGATACCTCCTCTAGTTATTTGGCAACAAGTGACTGGCTTTTTCCGTGTTTGCTTTTGTAGCCCGAGAAATGGgtgttgtgtaatgttttgtCCTTTGCTGAAAGCAAGGCAGCAGCATTTGTGCAGCTAATGACAGAGGTTTGGGTTATCCGCCTGGCCTTCCTCTCTTATTCATGTATGCCGACACTTCCGCTGGAAGATATTACACACATGCTGAGGTGTAGGGTTGCCAAAAAATACCGGATGgaaccagaaagagagagctgcccTGTGACGTTAAAACCATGTTCAgaaatgtgtgtaaaaatgACAACCAAGAAAAGCAGCTTCCCAGTTAAAGTCAGTTTTGGTCAGTTTTTTTAATGTAAGGTTTTTTTAAGCGTTGCATGTGTTTTAACCGGGTGGATTAAAGGCTGACGTGATGGTTGGCATTCATTATTAATCAGCCAGTTTGAgtttcacacaaacacgtcCTTATTGAGTTCACACAATTTCAACTGTGTATTGGCTGCAGGAGATTCAATCTTCAGTGGCTTCCTCAGGTTGCAACCTTTGTGTATTGAACAGGCACAGTGGGCGGCAACGGTGACAGTGTTTActgttttgcatttgtgtgtgtgtgtgtgtgtttgtcctttcGTCTCAGATTCTGCTGGTGTCCGATTACTTCTATGCTTACCTGCGGAGGGAGCATCACCTAAGCCACGGCCTGTACTTGAAGAGGAAAGATGGCGGCGAGGCCACACTGGTGCTCAAGTAGCCCTGGCTTAAGGCTTAAGGACTGCGGAGGGAAAGCTGTCAGACTCATACAggccctcacctgtttctctggggatgtttttctccctccttcttttggttttctctctcttttcacgaGGATGTACACTCACATGGACCAAAGCTTCTGTGAAGATATTCTCTGCAGGAACTGTAGGAAGGCTAGGAAGCCGCGGATGGATGCCGTTGTGCCTTGGTCCGCgcttcaaaacaaaaaaaactaaaaagtcTGGAATGTTTGAGATGCATCTACTCTGCAGCTATGTGGTTGGTTGCTgtttttgatttttgttttgcttaCCTTTGCCCTGCTTGTTTGTCCCTCTTTCTTATGATAAAGACTTGAGTTCTCTGGTAGTGAAGCAGAGCTGCAGTTCCCTAGTTTACCATTAGAGGGAGATATGTGAACACTGAAATGACATACCTGCACACCACTGCTAACTCACTCACTTCCTTATGTACTCAAGGTCAACGTCTCTTACAGATATCAAACCCTGCCGTGTTTAATCATGGCCTATATTTTGTGGGGCATTTTGATAAGGGAATCCAatttatgcatgtatgaaaAGATGTTAACATAGCTATGAGACCGAATGGGGAAATGTTAGAGCTCACTTAGGGCGAAAGtcatttgaacagatgttgCATTTTGACATTAGCTTATTATATGTTTAGATTATAAGTATTGCACTGCTTATCTGAATGTGGTCCATAACTTCTGCTGCCATATTAAGTGTTGCTGAATGTTAATTTGTAAATGTTAAAATATTGGTGAGCAGTGTGTATTTAAGGAATCTCACTCATAATTTATGTTTCATGCACtgaatttatttctttttaacaaaGTTCAATTCTATACATCTCAGCACATTGTTAGTCAGTATACATTGTCAGGATGATTTGAGAGTGAATACTAAGGGAGTAAGGTGAAAATGGAAGGCCTGTTGGCAGTTCaacatgcatgtgaatgtggaGCACCAGGTGTTGTAGCCCTCTTTAGCCGCATGACCTCATCTTGTTAGTTAAGAGGTGAGTCTGTCCGCCTTGCATAAGACCGCCACAGGCTTGGTGTTGGAATTTTCAATCTTCTGGTGTCTGCTTTTTTCCTgattttttgtgagtgtgtgtgtgtgtgtgtgtgaaagagagatacactacaacatgtgaATTTATTTTATGTTATAGATTACATGGTTGGTCATTTGTCCAAAGTGCAGTTCACAAGTCATAAAAATGCCAAAGGCTTCTGTTCTTAAACATGAGGAAAGTGTTGCCAGATGTGAAATGTTTGACACACTGTATTGTTATGCAAATGTCCTAGCTGTCCCAGGACGGAAAACATAAGAAAGCAGCTGGTAATGCTTATTGCCACCGCTTTGTTTCCATTTGGCCCAATTGTCAGCCCTTTGCCAAAAAATCTAGGCTGTAGCGAAGTGTTAAAACTACACCAAACTCCTTTCTGTTACTTTGCTGTACGTCACGGTTTATGTGTAGCTTCAGACAACTATAAAGTGCTGTATACTTGGACACCAATGTGATAACATTGCTTGACCATTAATTTTGACTGTTGGaggtggttttgtttttgtctttgtgtgtgtgcatgtgtgtataattaccgagcgtgttttgtttttcctttttgcaCAACAAAGGGATTTGGTTAAGCAGTTCCTCTACTGttcagaacacactcacagagaatgGACTTtgacatcagcatcatcattaAATGGCCTTTTTATTTATGCCCTATTTACAAACTCCATGAAAATGTGCGTGGTACTATAGATAACTACAATCATTTCTGAATGCACATACACTGATACGCACTCATAAGGGCTGCCTTTTGTAAGGCAAAGAACATTAAACGAAATATTTTATGAATTACTCAAAATCACTTATCTTGTTCCCTGGACCTCCAAGGTCTTCCCATGGATTCATTAACATGCTTTATAATAACTGTAAAATTGTCTCTTATAAAAGTGTGTTCCTATATATTAGTGTTGACTAATATATCCTTTTCACTTAGCTCGAGTTTGAAAGGATAACTTATGCTTTTGGTATATTGGGACActgatttttttaataatttaccAGTTCTGTCATGAGAACTTTCAATAAATGATTTCTCAgcattgttgctgttgtttcgTGCTCATTTGTTCTTAGCTGTTGTTACCTGTGTAAAAACAATCTTTGGGAACTGGCATGAAGTGTAATCCTTGTATTATCTCAAAATGGAATCTTCTAAGGATACCAGATAATATACTGCACCTTGTTTGATCCAACCCTTTCAAATCATGGACAGTGTGCAAAGGGTGTCAAGCTGGATGATACTGAAAATGGGACCTTGCCAGCCAATTTGATGATTACCTCATCAGACTGGCCCAACCACCTGTGAATGTGGAGAAGCAGACCATACAATGGAGCACTGCCTTGCCTGCCCTCTACTACCTaacccttgcagcccaaaagacCTTGCAGTATTCAAGAAAAACGCAAAGGACTGTGTAAAGAACTAGGAAACTGCCATATAACTATCACGCTTCAGTGaaacgaaaagaagaagaacctcatcagacaggaagtgattaTGTACTTTAGACTTGATTATGTATATTTTGCATGCACCGTCAGTTACTAGAATTTTAACACGTGTGCTCCCAATAGAGCACATGCCATTCCTAGCACCTTGCTATAGGCTGTTAAACTAGTTGGGCACTTAATTTGATCTGGGAATGCATATGCTTGTAATTAGCAATTAATTACAAGCATATTAACCACATAGCACAAATTGATTGACAGGTCATTTTACCTCGACAATGTTCATGTTTGctcccaaaacaaaacatgtttggcaactttaactttttttaaatggcttaAGGGTTACTCTATATATTTGTATCTGACAAGAATGAAGTACAAGAATACAATTCTGAAACATCAGCAGATATTTCAGTCTTGCCGGTTCTACCCCTGTGGTTTAAAATAATGACCCGATTTTCTCAGATGGGTGAAATTTACCAGAAATGCAACTACTCCGTTTACTGATGTCCAGCCCCATGTAAGCAATTGGTCTTTATCAGGTATACACTTACTTCAGTCACATTGGCAGTCACCCTGAGTTATGTAAGCATATTTATATAACTGCTTTACTCCCATGACAACCACCCTGGTCATGACTGATGAAAGAGACTTTagctttgttttctttgagtgTGCGTAGGAGTGCTATAGTGTTGGGATAGTTACTTGGTCGCTTTTAAACCTAAGCCCCACAGCTCTtgggaagagtgaaagagaatgctgatgtatagttttttttaacaatgagGCCCGCTGTCTTCCCACCATTGATGACGTTGAATCACCCCAAGGGTTTATATGTAATAATAGGAATTAGGTTTTACATTCACAACTATTTTGATGTTTCTATCAAATGTGGCCCTATAGTAAGAAAACATGATGGTCTTTGGAACATTTCAGAGTGAGCAGAAAAAAAGGTTGGCCATGATCAAGTACAAATATAAAACAATTATAGTGATGTTGGTCAAACATTGTCCCAAACTAAGCCCACTAGATTCCATTGTGCCACGAGAGCTCTGATAAACCTGGAATGACGCTGTATAGAATTGTGAATGAATGGATTTAGAATTCAGTGATTCAATGCCAAAACAGAGAAGTCATAGCTATTTTTGGCCCAAATGGAACAGCATTCACATAACAGTACTCATTAACAGAAATACTGCTGTTACTTAGCACATCCAAAAGGAtgtcatttgtgttgttttagaCTCTTGTCAAAGCATGGAAATCACAGGAGAAAGTTCCTGTGTTGAAATTCTATTGGCTAAAAGAAAATCAAATGAAAACTAATGTGAAAATTAAACATAATTGTAAAGTTAAAAGAGAAGTGTCTAAAATCTCTTTCGAGAAAGCAAAGTTAATTGTACTAGGCCTAGACCAAAGGCAAAGTAGTGGAAAGACACAAGTTGCAATTGCGAAGTGAATCACACTGAACATTAACCTAAAGATTACAAGCATTTGGTCCATTCTTTGCACAAAAGTGAGTAATGAACCCTTCGTATGAGTGACAGTCGAACGAAAAAAAAGGCATCATGCAGTAATGCGCACTTGTTCCTGATTGGCTTGCAGCACACTGCGCTTTTAGTAGCCAATGGAAATCTCAGAAACTCTGTACgaaaagaaacacaacacaacggcTTCTCAGCTTGCTCCACCACAAAGAGACCAGAGACCTATCAGATATAATGGCGTCATTACCTGCTGTCTACGATTGGTCAGTGACGATTCAGGCAGTGCAGGATTCTAAAACCCCTCCGTGAACATGGACATATAACTGAGTGAATGCGGCTGCCCCGCGTCTAGTAGTGTGGCACCGGCTACAGTCAGTCGGGACGACGTCAGTTGGATGTAAAGACAAGGAAACTTCACTCTCAGGAAactgagtgtgtttttaaattAAGCTCAGCGATCGGGTAATCCTTGGACTTTCTCGTAGGAGAACTGTGTTTGAGAGAATCCGACATCAAATTCGGCGGCTGCTAAACCACCATTCAACAACTGGTGAGTAGCCTGTCTTAGCTACCTAGCTAAGGGTAACCAAGACATGGATGAACTGCGTGTCCTCATGGTTGCCTCTAACATGAATTTAACCAGCGAGGTAGCTTGCTTTTGTTTTCCTGGTTGGGAGTGTAAGTTTTACGTTTTAAGTTTTGCATTAGATCATTTGAGAGCTTGCACAGTTATGTCAGAGGAACGTTACGTTTGTTAGGTAATCGCCCATTTTCCGTAATTTGACGTGCCGTGATCACAGAATATGGTGCTGACCTTAGTTCCTCTCTTACTACAATTGCTGCATCAACAAAAGACGAATTTGGATGATCAGATGTTTGAGCACATGCCTCGTGAAAACTAGGTTACACACCAGACGTCTAACCAAAGAACCCAGGCGTCCGCCTTCTGTCGGTAATGGCAATCCAATTAGGTATCCATCTGTTTTAATCTTTGTACTATCCTCCACTGGCTATGTAACCTTACGTAGGGGAAGTGGGATGTAATGCTAGCAGACTTGAATGGTCTTGATTACTCACAATGCAACTGGCGATCACGTTCTCAAAAACGCTATTCAAAAGCCAAGTGCTGGCTTTTATTTACTGTCTTACTCTGTCAGCATTGTTATTTCAGATCTTAAAAATCTTGTCGTATTCAAAACGTCCTTTTTACTTCCCTCACTCTCGCACTGTTCTTATGATGTAATATTAACCCAATCATGGTTTTCAGTACAGTACGTTTGACTTCAGGCAGGTTCCTCCCTGTCCCGGAGCTGTCACTTTAAACTTTCTGCAGCGTCACGCTCACTCTTCACTTGGGTAGCTATCTTATGTAACAGCTAGTCTGGCAGACGGGTTTGGCTTGATGCCGTAACTTTCTGTTCGCTTAGCCGACTGCAGCCTCTCTTGCTGTCTGAAAAAGCAGGTGTGCAGATGTCACTCCTACTTGCCGTTTTTTGGAGTTTAGTGGACCATACTGGAATTATTTGTTCTCTACATGACCTGTGCGAATTTAAATCTTCCTGTTTAATATGTAAAtagttgtatgtttttatgtttttcttcctttcttttttttaatgcataGAGATCCGTATTTGACTGAAAGCATGATTGTTTATCTTTTTCAGACAGATAAGAGGAAAGCCATGGATTTGTATGACAAAGATGCAGCATCTGGAGACGTTCTGCCTGTTGTAGTAATTGGTGAGTTATCTGCATAACTTCGAggcaacaaataaaaaatactataaaaatgtttttgtgttttgaaatCTAACCTCATTGCGATTCCATGGGGTTGCACACACATTGCTGCTAATACCTACATTTCTTTGTCCTGCAGGTAATGGTCCATCTGGCATATGCCTGTCTTACTTATTGTCAGGCTATACACCTTACCTGTCCCCTGAGGGGATCCATCCAAATCCCATTCTCCAGAGCAAACTACACGAGAACTCTCACCTCCCCTTGTTGGAACAGGTAAAAGCATTTTTAGTGAGGGGACAAAAACATAGTCATGGGATAAAAACATATTATCTGAACTTACATGTGTATTTTATGTGATTTGCATTTCTTTTGCCACAGTCAAATCTGAACAATCTGAAACCTACTAGATTCTTTACATATGAAAAGATAATCGAAGATGATAATTTGTACAAGCATGAGAAGAATGACAAGATTGTGactgtttgggtgtgtgcgtgcaggatCTGGAGTACCTGTGTGAAGGGCTGGAAGGTCGGTCATCCAACCCAGTAGCAGTGCTGTTTGACTCATTGCTTCTGCCAGATAGCGATTTCGGCCTGGACTGTGCCTCCCCT encodes the following:
- the pigu gene encoding phosphatidylinositol glycan anchor biosynthesis class U protein, which encodes MAAPLTLVLIVAVTIRAALFRSSLAELISERVEVVSPLNAWKRVVEGLALLDLGVSPYSGDVFHETPLIIYFFHFVIDYAEIVFMIADGITAVALYLAVQHYNKNVFRKQKYALEADRYPHDCLELMRTPKEMYYVPLKVAMFYLWNPFTILSCVAKSTCGLNNAVIALFILCTIKGSALLSAIFLALATYQSIYPLTLFAPALIYLLQRLYIPVNLRRPSFWLFTSQYAFMYFGSLAVIVCLSFFLLTSWDFIPSVYGFILSVPDLTPNIGLFWYFFAEMFEHFRLFFICVFQINVFFYSIPLSIKLKDHPVFLMFMQIAIISIFKSYPTVGDIALYMAFLPVWSHLYRFLRNIFLVCCVLLACSALFPVLWHLWIYAGSANSNFYYAITLLFNVAQILLVSDYFYAYLRREHHLSHGLYLKRKDGGEATLVLK